A DNA window from Lujinxingia litoralis contains the following coding sequences:
- a CDS encoding 3'-5' exoribonuclease YhaM family protein: MARSKVYIADLEDNAVVESTFLLAAKSIRETRSGDPYLSMTLQDRSGTIEVRAWDNALMLDKRADIDDFVAIRGRVSSYRDKLQITITDMERIDDASVDLADYMPHSRWSADGLFEQLRSLLTHQIQSPEVLRFLNALLDDPDFARRYKQAPAAVTNHHNFLGGLLEHTLSMARLGLQMARHYQAYYPGLVDSDLVIAGVVLHDMGKVEELSYRRSFDYTTEGRMVGHIARGAEIVGQVAAALTPELDPDLVTHLKHLVLSHHGRMEYGSPVTPRTAEAMLLHFLDMIDSRMNMCWNACEPLVSGASASGGWSDYRRALEGFMFVQPAPAGGRWGQEGRVMLQDTEGPGLATNTSPEPEARPVAEPSSARAAEPRTPRPEDKNLSLFGE; this comes from the coding sequence ATGGCCCGTTCAAAAGTCTATATCGCCGATCTAGAAGACAATGCTGTGGTGGAGTCGACCTTTTTGCTCGCTGCAAAAAGCATCCGCGAGACCCGCTCCGGAGATCCTTACCTGAGCATGACGCTGCAGGATCGCAGCGGCACCATTGAGGTGCGGGCGTGGGACAACGCGCTGATGCTCGATAAACGCGCCGACATCGACGACTTTGTGGCCATCCGTGGGCGAGTGAGCAGCTACCGCGACAAGCTCCAGATCACGATCACCGACATGGAGCGCATCGACGATGCCTCGGTGGATCTGGCGGACTACATGCCGCATTCGCGCTGGTCGGCCGACGGGCTCTTTGAGCAGCTGCGCTCCCTGCTCACCCATCAGATTCAGAGCCCGGAGGTCCTGCGCTTTCTCAACGCCCTGCTGGACGATCCCGACTTCGCTCGACGCTACAAGCAGGCGCCGGCCGCCGTCACCAACCACCACAACTTCCTCGGCGGGCTCCTGGAGCACACCCTGTCCATGGCCCGGCTGGGGCTTCAGATGGCTCGGCACTACCAGGCCTATTATCCCGGGCTGGTGGACTCCGATCTGGTGATTGCCGGAGTGGTGCTCCATGACATGGGCAAGGTCGAAGAACTCTCTTACCGGCGCAGCTTCGACTACACGACCGAAGGGCGCATGGTGGGCCATATTGCCCGCGGCGCCGAGATCGTCGGACAGGTGGCCGCCGCTCTCACCCCGGAACTCGATCCGGACCTGGTCACCCACCTCAAGCATCTGGTCTTAAGTCATCACGGACGCATGGAATACGGCTCCCCGGTGACGCCGCGCACCGCTGAGGCAATGCTCCTGCACTTTTTGGACATGATCGACAGCCGCATGAACATGTGCTGGAATGCCTGCGAACCCCTGGTTTCCGGAGCGTCGGCCAGCGGCGGTTGGTCGGATTACCGCCGCGCGCTGGAAGGTTTTATGTTCGTACAACCTGCACCCGCTGGCGGCCGTTGGGGACAAGAGGGCCGCGTCATGCTCCAGGACACCGAAGGCCCGGGTCTGGCAACGAACACGTCCCCGGAGCCCGAAGCCAGGCCTGTCGCAGAGCCATCTTCGGCCCGTGCCGCCGAACCCCGCACGCCGCGTCCAGAAGACAAGAACCTGAGCCTCTTTGGCGAATGA
- a CDS encoding exonuclease SbcCD subunit D: MRILHTSDLHLGATLEQASLEDEQSRFLEWLFLTLQEDRVECLIIAGDVFDTGQAPARAQGLYYRFLQRCSGLPALRKIVVVGGNHDSASQLDAPAPVLQSIAVQVVGGLSSDPAGWDRALIPITDTKGHTEAVIVATPYIHESRLGVGRIAGEGVDSEHTRTFFQAFEDFYTELARRALASYGQVPLVGVAHLTCLPAAQKLRDDDFKTDLHQVGALGALPPSIFCEDYAYVALGHIHRSFAVERGRVWYSGTPVPIRFGEARTPRQVLLVDIGEEVVVTPRRVPEFRALLELQDTPEELERLVGTRTWESPLPPYLSIESRVEITRPGTLDRLRERINEQFTPEERPRIIAFREVLTGDSEVSEFGEARTIDLDTLTPDRLFTRLYRSQNQGQAPPPEIQQAFASLLPRDDAPLELPMENAQPSLEDI, from the coding sequence ATGCGTATCTTACACACCTCGGACTTGCATCTGGGGGCGACACTGGAGCAAGCCTCCCTGGAAGACGAGCAGTCGCGCTTTTTAGAGTGGCTCTTTCTCACACTTCAGGAAGATCGCGTGGAGTGCCTGATCATCGCCGGCGACGTGTTTGACACCGGCCAGGCTCCTGCCCGCGCTCAGGGGCTCTATTATCGCTTCTTACAGCGCTGCAGCGGACTCCCGGCGCTTCGCAAGATTGTCGTCGTCGGCGGAAACCACGACTCCGCAAGCCAGCTCGATGCCCCGGCGCCGGTCCTTCAGTCCATCGCGGTGCAAGTCGTCGGGGGTCTCTCCTCCGATCCCGCGGGCTGGGATCGAGCGTTGATCCCGATCACCGACACCAAGGGCCATACCGAAGCGGTGATTGTGGCCACGCCCTACATCCACGAATCTCGCCTGGGCGTGGGGCGCATCGCTGGCGAGGGCGTGGATTCCGAACACACCCGCACCTTCTTTCAGGCGTTCGAAGACTTCTACACCGAGCTCGCCAGGCGCGCCCTTGCCAGCTATGGCCAGGTGCCCCTGGTCGGGGTCGCCCACCTTACCTGCCTGCCCGCTGCCCAGAAACTGCGGGATGATGACTTCAAAACCGACCTCCACCAGGTCGGCGCGCTGGGCGCCCTACCCCCTTCGATCTTTTGCGAGGACTATGCCTACGTGGCCCTGGGGCACATTCACCGCAGCTTTGCCGTCGAACGTGGCCGCGTCTGGTACAGCGGCACCCCGGTGCCGATCCGCTTTGGTGAAGCCCGCACTCCCCGGCAGGTCCTGCTGGTCGACATCGGCGAGGAGGTCGTGGTGACACCGCGCCGGGTTCCCGAGTTCCGGGCACTGCTCGAACTCCAGGACACGCCCGAGGAGCTAGAGAGGCTCGTCGGAACCCGCACCTGGGAGTCCCCCCTCCCCCCCTATCTGTCGATCGAATCACGCGTCGAAATCACTCGCCCGGGCACGCTGGACCGCCTACGCGAGCGCATCAACGAGCAATTCACTCCGGAAGAGCGGCCACGCATCATTGCCTTTCGCGAAGTGCTCACTGGCGACTCTGAAGTCAGTGAGTTCGGCGAAGCTCGAACCATCGACCTCGACACGCTGACTCCAGACCGGCTCTTTACGCGCCTCTATCGCTCCCAGAACCAGGGCCAGGCCCCCCCGCCGGAAATTCAACAGGCGTTCGCCAGCTTGCTCCCCCGCGACGACGCTCCGCTTGAACTCCCAATGGAAAACGCTCAACCATCACTTGAAGATATTTGA
- a CDS encoding tetratricopeptide repeat protein, producing MTKHTPQDRLVARGRRARRAVAYLFGPSLFLGACAQTQPVEDVLTRADIASVQERVEDVERTNGRLTVRIEEMERQLVLMQDRVEANRIVLQRRGYLRNSQEAFARNDQGRPQPAPESHYATRPEDDFGYGYGEPAPRRAERRPVTHIPLSDQQSGRQQAAPQQAMEIHVEAPEVSEEEAVVFTNEDLEAYFGKQPPAPTEARTNAGATAGGRRAQAPVTQERLATSQEIDSQPSASPATRKAPTTQRELLDLYQESLTSYRSGSYSDALEGFETFLAGGPREDYLDNALYWIGECHFGMGNFTQAVTQFQRILDELPGAAKVPDAMLKMSLAYDRMGQPGRAVELLRRLSDDFPGTNAGKLGAKRLEEHPHRDAS from the coding sequence TTGACAAAGCACACTCCCCAGGATCGACTGGTTGCCAGAGGGCGCCGTGCCCGCCGAGCTGTGGCCTATCTCTTTGGCCCCTCGTTGTTCTTGGGAGCCTGCGCGCAGACTCAGCCGGTTGAAGACGTCCTCACCCGTGCGGACATCGCTTCGGTACAGGAGCGCGTAGAAGACGTCGAGCGCACCAATGGTCGCCTTACCGTGCGGATCGAGGAGATGGAGCGCCAGCTGGTGCTGATGCAGGACCGCGTCGAGGCCAACCGGATCGTGTTGCAGCGCCGAGGCTACCTGCGGAACTCCCAAGAGGCCTTTGCTCGTAATGATCAGGGCCGTCCTCAACCGGCTCCCGAGTCCCATTACGCCACCCGCCCCGAGGATGACTTCGGATATGGCTATGGCGAGCCCGCGCCGCGACGCGCGGAACGACGTCCGGTCACCCATATTCCGCTCTCCGACCAGCAGTCAGGACGCCAGCAGGCCGCCCCACAGCAGGCGATGGAGATTCACGTCGAAGCCCCCGAGGTATCCGAGGAAGAAGCGGTGGTGTTCACCAACGAAGACCTCGAGGCCTACTTCGGAAAGCAGCCCCCGGCTCCCACGGAGGCGCGCACCAACGCTGGTGCCACCGCCGGCGGTCGCCGGGCCCAGGCGCCGGTGACCCAGGAACGCCTGGCGACCAGCCAGGAGATCGACTCCCAACCGTCAGCTTCGCCCGCCACCCGGAAAGCTCCGACCACCCAGCGCGAACTTCTGGATCTCTATCAGGAATCGCTGACCAGCTATCGCTCCGGGAGCTACAGCGACGCGTTGGAGGGCTTTGAGACCTTTCTGGCGGGAGGACCTCGCGAGGACTACCTGGATAACGCCCTGTACTGGATTGGCGAATGCCACTTCGGCATGGGGAACTTCACCCAGGCCGTCACCCAGTTTCAGCGCATCCTCGATGAGCTTCCCGGGGCCGCAAAGGTCCCCGATGCCATGCTGAAGATGTCGCTGGCCTACGATCGGATGGGGCAGCCGGGCAGGGCGGTGGAGTTATTGCGCCGGCTCTCCGATGATTTTCCCGGTACCAACGCCGGGAAGCTCGGCGCAAAACGTCTCGAAGAGCACCCGCATCGGGATGCATCCTGA
- a CDS encoding PspA/IM30 family protein, whose amino-acid sequence MSILDRLNLLIRSNLNESSRGERGGTRRGFQDVESSLRDARRQQAELRRGEKQLIEQIRAEREKVDQWEDRAMLALRNGDEDLAREALVVKNQAMTQARRLRDQLDDHRAYMQDIARALEALEHKLEGTRGKMQAASSRQNAGRSTPRNESDWDAELRRRMEARERGQAPEESPQAPAGGSPEVDDETFDTTRSMREFDRMSSKIDSMEAEIEAMRELSDIGGDPRRAELDSIFSRLEARKPRSKAPSPREERSPRSDHDDLADLKRKFQE is encoded by the coding sequence ATGAGCATCCTTGATCGCCTCAACCTGTTGATTCGCTCCAACCTCAATGAGAGTTCGCGTGGCGAACGCGGCGGTACGCGCCGGGGCTTCCAGGATGTGGAGTCCAGCCTGCGCGATGCTCGCCGCCAACAGGCCGAGCTGCGCCGTGGCGAGAAGCAGCTCATTGAGCAGATCCGCGCCGAACGGGAAAAGGTCGACCAGTGGGAAGACCGGGCGATGCTCGCGCTGCGCAACGGCGATGAAGATTTGGCGCGGGAAGCACTCGTCGTTAAGAACCAGGCTATGACCCAGGCCCGACGTCTGCGGGATCAACTCGACGACCACCGCGCCTACATGCAAGACATTGCTCGCGCACTCGAAGCGCTGGAACACAAACTCGAGGGTACCCGGGGCAAGATGCAGGCTGCCTCAAGCCGCCAGAATGCCGGCCGCAGCACCCCGCGCAATGAGTCCGACTGGGACGCAGAGTTACGCCGACGCATGGAAGCGCGCGAGCGCGGGCAGGCACCGGAAGAAAGCCCCCAGGCCCCCGCGGGCGGCTCCCCCGAGGTCGACGACGAGACCTTTGATACCACGCGGTCGATGCGCGAGTTTGACCGAATGTCGAGCAAGATCGACAGCATGGAAGCCGAAATTGAAGCCATGCGCGAACTCAGCGACATCGGTGGCGATCCTCGCCGCGCCGAACTCGACTCGATCTTCAGTCGCCTCGAAGCGCGTAAGCCGCGTTCCAAAGCCCCCTCTCCACGCGAGGAACGCTCTCCTCGCAGCGATCACGACGATCTGGCCGACCTCAAGCGTAAGTTTCAGGAGTAG
- a CDS encoding NAD-dependent epimerase/dehydratase family protein → MKVLITGISSALGRLLSAELLKQGHQVLGIDRRPWPRAPEGVQLFRHDVRKRPAEEVFRAERPEVVIHLATVTHVSASPQERYRINLGGTRVVFEHCDTYGVQQAIFVGRHTFYGADAESALYHTEEEPPMAVSTFPELADLVAADLFAGSALWRFPQMDTAVLRLCYVLGDSGQGTLASYLRGPRVPTVLGFDPLYQFIHERDAAHAIALAMKARLRGVFNVAGPQPVPLSLLIRATGRKNLSLPEPLFARSLGHFGLPKLPAGAIHHVKYPVVVDGSMFANATGFSPRFDEVQTMDSFRWAEF, encoded by the coding sequence ATGAAGGTGTTGATCACCGGTATCTCTAGCGCGCTGGGCCGACTCTTGAGTGCGGAGCTCCTGAAGCAGGGGCATCAGGTGTTGGGCATTGACCGTCGCCCCTGGCCCCGGGCTCCGGAGGGGGTACAGCTCTTTCGTCACGATGTTCGCAAACGACCGGCCGAAGAAGTGTTCCGGGCGGAGCGCCCCGAGGTGGTCATCCACCTGGCCACGGTCACGCACGTTTCCGCCAGCCCCCAGGAGCGCTACCGCATCAACCTGGGGGGGACACGGGTGGTCTTCGAGCATTGCGACACCTACGGGGTTCAACAGGCGATCTTTGTCGGTCGGCACACTTTTTACGGAGCCGACGCCGAATCTGCGCTCTACCACACTGAGGAAGAGCCACCGATGGCGGTGAGCACCTTTCCGGAGCTGGCCGACCTGGTCGCCGCCGATCTTTTCGCTGGATCCGCCCTGTGGCGTTTCCCCCAGATGGATACCGCCGTGTTGCGCCTGTGTTACGTGCTGGGAGATAGCGGCCAGGGCACATTGGCGTCCTACCTGAGGGGGCCCCGGGTGCCCACGGTTCTGGGGTTTGATCCCCTCTACCAATTCATCCATGAGCGCGATGCCGCCCATGCCATTGCGCTCGCCATGAAGGCCCGACTTCGGGGCGTGTTTAATGTGGCCGGGCCCCAGCCGGTGCCGCTATCGCTCTTGATTCGTGCCACGGGGCGCAAGAATCTCTCGCTTCCCGAACCGCTCTTTGCGAGGTCGCTGGGACACTTCGGGCTGCCGAAACTTCCGGCCGGCGCCATTCATCACGTCAAGTATCCGGTGGTGGTGGACGGCTCGATGTTTGCCAACGCCACCGGTTTCTCCCCCCGTTTCGACGAGGTCCAGACGATGGACTCCTTCAGGTGGGCGGAGTTTTAA
- a CDS encoding serine/threonine-protein kinase, whose product MSQDDAQNQSPRRDTAPVHDEAQPAASSPMTLPSDKPRELAADEARQIVKICKACMVSQNGGGGYCVKCGAPLVPIRAVKDSCIGDLVGGKFKIIEPIGSGGMGDVYLGVNEKLGQRVAVKFLNQKFTSDERIVLRFLNEARSYCKVNHPNAVTLLEYGQHENGALYLITEFIEGKSLTDVLRARGPLDLANVVSIGVQVCEVLRAAHAQGVIHRDLKPDNLMLMDARKGRFIVKVLDFGIAKIADDDDAPMTETGSIFGTPEFMSPEQARGDVADPRSDIYALGVILFFMATGKLPFKGKNKFAILNKQLNDPPPLPGEVRPGLEVDANLEAVILRCLAKAPEDRPANADQLAELLEKVEAGVRVEAPAGAREAAHAQALKERAQRVGAGLSEFSEGSEPDVPALADPGFESGPLAAVGMSLDSGPMEGFEAVMPSEPEFSADQPFEFGGTDAPWEQRGRRARKRSGALVAALSTVTVVGLAMGWSVWRATPQDAADAQSASISDGEDGTQWTDLEAAVGHLIEAGQLEEASQALEGSGQDDPRKAALRARIHRVANLDLQLASALQAVRCEQARALYEELVVQSPGTATGRLDAVERCAPPRPSVAPGPAPPTTPAPKPSTPAVPLNEEPETPETPGAAETSETPETPSGPETPETPATTPQPESPEGEAHSPGASEPSEEEAPTNSPPAPRPDVDLSSESSESPHVAETPGEPASSPAREGGEAAPEDAPESDADADVPGDETLPPEDGMALPPRQL is encoded by the coding sequence GTGAGTCAGGATGACGCCCAAAACCAGTCCCCACGCCGGGACACCGCTCCGGTCCATGATGAGGCGCAACCGGCGGCATCGTCGCCGATGACCTTGCCCTCGGATAAGCCCCGGGAGCTGGCCGCCGATGAGGCACGTCAGATCGTCAAGATCTGCAAGGCCTGCATGGTCTCGCAGAACGGAGGCGGTGGCTACTGCGTTAAATGCGGCGCGCCGCTGGTGCCAATTCGGGCGGTGAAAGATAGCTGCATCGGCGATCTTGTCGGCGGAAAATTCAAGATCATTGAACCGATCGGCTCCGGGGGAATGGGTGATGTGTACCTGGGCGTCAATGAAAAGCTCGGGCAGCGCGTCGCGGTGAAGTTTCTCAATCAGAAGTTCACCTCGGATGAGCGTATCGTGCTGCGCTTTCTCAACGAGGCGCGCTCCTATTGTAAAGTGAATCACCCAAACGCCGTAACCTTGCTGGAGTATGGGCAGCACGAGAACGGCGCGCTCTACCTGATCACCGAGTTCATTGAGGGGAAGAGCCTCACCGACGTGCTCCGCGCTCGCGGCCCCCTGGATCTTGCCAACGTCGTCTCGATCGGGGTTCAGGTCTGTGAGGTGCTCCGGGCGGCGCACGCCCAGGGGGTGATTCACCGCGACTTAAAGCCCGACAACCTGATGTTGATGGATGCGCGCAAGGGCCGCTTCATCGTCAAGGTGCTTGACTTCGGAATCGCCAAGATCGCCGACGATGACGATGCGCCGATGACCGAGACCGGGTCGATCTTTGGGACGCCCGAGTTTATGTCGCCGGAGCAGGCCCGGGGGGATGTGGCCGACCCCCGCTCCGATATTTACGCACTGGGCGTGATCCTTTTCTTTATGGCGACCGGAAAGCTGCCTTTTAAGGGCAAAAATAAGTTCGCCATTCTCAATAAGCAGCTCAATGATCCACCGCCCTTACCCGGGGAAGTTCGGCCGGGTCTGGAGGTCGACGCCAACCTGGAAGCGGTGATTCTGCGCTGCCTGGCGAAGGCCCCTGAGGATCGGCCCGCCAACGCCGACCAACTCGCTGAATTACTCGAGAAGGTCGAAGCGGGAGTGCGGGTGGAAGCGCCGGCCGGAGCCCGGGAGGCGGCACATGCCCAGGCCCTCAAAGAACGGGCTCAGCGCGTCGGTGCCGGGCTCAGCGAATTCAGCGAGGGCAGTGAGCCGGATGTCCCGGCACTGGCCGATCCGGGCTTCGAAAGCGGACCCTTGGCAGCGGTGGGCATGTCCCTGGACTCCGGCCCCATGGAGGGGTTTGAAGCTGTGATGCCGTCGGAGCCTGAGTTCTCCGCCGACCAACCCTTTGAGTTTGGTGGGACCGATGCCCCCTGGGAGCAACGAGGGCGGCGCGCTCGCAAACGCTCGGGAGCACTTGTCGCAGCGTTGAGCACGGTGACCGTTGTCGGGTTGGCGATGGGGTGGAGCGTCTGGCGCGCTACGCCGCAAGATGCCGCTGACGCCCAGAGCGCTTCCATCTCTGATGGCGAGGATGGCACGCAGTGGACGGACCTCGAAGCAGCCGTCGGGCATCTGATTGAAGCCGGACAACTCGAGGAGGCAAGCCAGGCGCTGGAGGGCTCGGGGCAAGATGATCCGCGAAAGGCTGCGCTGCGCGCCCGCATTCACCGGGTGGCAAATCTCGACCTTCAACTGGCCTCGGCGCTGCAGGCCGTGCGCTGCGAGCAGGCCCGCGCGCTCTATGAAGAACTCGTGGTGCAGTCGCCCGGCACCGCCACCGGGCGTTTAGACGCAGTCGAACGCTGCGCCCCACCACGCCCGAGCGTAGCGCCTGGCCCGGCGCCCCCCACCACGCCCGCCCCGAAGCCGAGTACTCCCGCCGTGCCCTTGAACGAGGAGCCTGAAACGCCTGAAACACCGGGTGCGGCTGAAACATCTGAAACACCTGAAACGCCGAGTGGCCCTGAAACACCTGAAACGCCGGCAACGACGCCGCAGCCGGAATCTCCCGAAGGCGAAGCTCATTCGCCGGGGGCGTCGGAGCCTTCCGAGGAAGAGGCTCCGACGAACTCGCCGCCTGCACCGCGCCCCGACGTTGACCTTTCATCCGAGAGTTCCGAGTCTCCGCATGTGGCGGAAACTCCGGGCGAGCCAGCGTCTTCGCCGGCCCGAGAGGGGGGCGAAGCGGCGCCCGAGGATGCGCCCGAGTCTGACGCTGACGCCGATGTTCCTGGCGACGAGACGCTGCCTCCCGAGGACGGGATGGCGCTGCCTCCACGCCAGCTTTGA
- a CDS encoding lysophospholipid acyltransferase family protein yields the protein MFSDVLVDAQVAEAIRKLDIPFNRYGLDPYGISREHLEVFFSLLAPFYRTYFRVRCFGQENIPPRGRVMVVGNHSGGLPVDGAMVATSLLLAMEQPRLAQGMVEKFANRWPFVSHWFSRVGQFTGLPEHAERLLEDERCVLVFPEGARGTGKLYRDRYKLVRFGTGFVRLAMKTRTPIVPFAFIGGEEAIPTVMHLKGLANLIGAPYIPMTRYGLPLPLPVSCQIFYGEPLVFEGTGTETDDEILSHVHRVQDAVEELIGRGRAWRRQAVERGELEGNAS from the coding sequence ATGTTCTCTGACGTTCTGGTCGATGCTCAAGTCGCCGAGGCGATTCGAAAGCTCGACATTCCCTTTAACCGTTACGGGCTCGATCCTTACGGGATCTCCCGCGAGCATCTGGAAGTCTTCTTCTCGCTGCTCGCGCCCTTCTATCGCACCTATTTTAGGGTGCGTTGCTTCGGGCAGGAGAACATCCCGCCGCGGGGGCGGGTCATGGTGGTGGGAAATCACTCCGGGGGGCTTCCGGTAGACGGGGCGATGGTTGCGACCTCGCTCCTCCTGGCCATGGAGCAGCCTCGGCTGGCTCAGGGGATGGTCGAGAAGTTTGCCAACCGGTGGCCCTTTGTCTCGCACTGGTTCAGCCGGGTGGGGCAGTTTACCGGGCTGCCCGAACATGCGGAGCGCCTGCTGGAGGATGAACGCTGCGTGTTGGTGTTTCCCGAAGGAGCCCGCGGCACCGGCAAGCTCTACCGCGATCGCTACAAACTTGTGCGTTTCGGCACGGGGTTTGTGCGCCTGGCCATGAAGACCCGTACGCCGATCGTGCCCTTTGCGTTCATTGGTGGCGAGGAAGCCATTCCGACGGTGATGCATCTCAAGGGGCTGGCCAACCTCATCGGGGCACCCTACATCCCGATGACCCGTTACGGCCTACCGCTGCCCCTGCCGGTATCGTGTCAGATTTTTTACGGAGAGCCGCTGGTCTTTGAAGGGACCGGGACCGAGACCGATGACGAGATTCTCTCGCATGTGCATCGGGTTCAGGATGCAGTCGAGGAACTCATCGGCCGGGGAAGAGCCTGGCGTCGCCAGGCTGTGGAGCGCGGCGAGTTGGAGGGGAATGCGTCATGA
- a CDS encoding bifunctional serine/threonine-protein kinase/formylglycine-generating enzyme family protein — protein MTMELKALDLKGLYFPPGELIAERFKLSERIGEGTFGQVYRAEDTLIESEVAIKLFAREVLRTPLDEERFLKATRAARTLTQRNVVRLHDSGVHKGHPWVSMQHLEGLNLQKVLKMRQERGQRFELEELEPIVAQITLALQHVGRDYPHGNLKPENILFLPDLLKITDTYVLAALAPEVVAERAHQSPFMAPELRSAAGAPDARADVYSVGALLKEMVFGPDHAPGSYRGDSQLEAVDALIQRAMATVPDERYPSVEALGEDFATVVDTGQRLVSDGNGAAPTPMPPAPPMAPAAPSAELLEEETPLDIGEPPEDDIATVEVKRSGQKPELIDMLPTNEVDRATHAAPPVTSTSSGTASSGATGPSAPPPPSQVPARKERSPGVAGKVAATPASAARGAAQKKTGGKVPVAALVALIFIALIVALVAMQRDDKPAANQASISAAEAVSPGEPKPEELANASSVTPDSGASDEVAEAAQARREAMASLVASAGPQLYKAVDDASQAAATRGEELAEETRQAELVAAQQQAETSAPQPEQGGSSSTSPTGRASERTASGAASRPTEEAARPVARGTNCPSGMVLVRANAGNFCVDAYEYPGRGRTPKTRVTWFEARRLCAQDTKRLCTISEWRSTCGGSAYPYGNSFDADRCNTADEDGFERNVSAAGSFAQCRSRSGAFDMTGNVHEWVEEQRVAGGGFDSSEDVASCRYSSPKAPGSGASNIGFRCCANPS, from the coding sequence ATGACCATGGAACTTAAGGCCCTTGATCTCAAGGGGCTGTATTTCCCTCCGGGAGAGCTTATTGCGGAGCGTTTTAAACTCTCGGAACGCATCGGTGAGGGCACCTTCGGTCAGGTCTATCGGGCCGAAGATACACTCATCGAGAGCGAGGTGGCGATCAAGCTCTTCGCCCGGGAGGTACTGCGCACTCCGCTTGATGAAGAGCGCTTTTTAAAGGCCACGCGCGCGGCGCGAACCCTGACCCAGCGCAATGTGGTGCGCCTGCACGACAGCGGTGTGCATAAGGGGCATCCCTGGGTTTCGATGCAGCACCTGGAGGGGCTGAACCTTCAGAAGGTGCTCAAGATGCGTCAGGAGCGCGGGCAACGTTTTGAGCTCGAAGAGTTGGAGCCGATTGTCGCGCAGATCACGCTTGCGTTGCAGCATGTCGGCCGAGATTACCCCCATGGCAATCTCAAGCCCGAGAACATTCTCTTTTTGCCCGACCTTCTCAAGATCACCGATACCTATGTGCTGGCTGCGCTGGCGCCGGAGGTTGTCGCCGAGCGGGCGCACCAGAGCCCCTTTATGGCTCCCGAGCTTCGCTCCGCTGCCGGCGCGCCAGATGCGCGGGCGGATGTCTACAGCGTGGGCGCGCTGCTTAAAGAGATGGTTTTCGGCCCGGATCATGCGCCGGGAAGCTATCGGGGCGACTCGCAGCTCGAAGCCGTCGACGCCCTGATCCAACGCGCCATGGCCACGGTGCCGGACGAGCGCTACCCCTCTGTTGAAGCGCTCGGCGAAGATTTTGCCACGGTGGTGGATACGGGGCAGCGGCTGGTGAGCGATGGCAACGGTGCGGCACCAACGCCGATGCCGCCTGCGCCTCCGATGGCCCCCGCGGCACCGTCCGCAGAGCTGCTGGAGGAGGAGACTCCTCTCGATATTGGTGAGCCCCCCGAAGACGACATCGCAACCGTTGAAGTCAAGCGCAGCGGTCAGAAGCCAGAACTCATCGACATGCTGCCGACCAACGAGGTCGACCGGGCCACGCACGCCGCGCCTCCCGTGACATCGACGTCTTCGGGGACGGCGTCCAGCGGCGCTACCGGGCCCAGCGCACCTCCGCCCCCAAGCCAGGTGCCCGCCCGCAAAGAGCGCTCACCAGGGGTAGCCGGAAAGGTTGCGGCAACTCCGGCGTCTGCGGCGCGTGGAGCAGCTCAGAAGAAGACCGGTGGGAAGGTGCCGGTGGCAGCGTTGGTGGCCCTGATATTTATCGCGCTCATCGTAGCATTGGTGGCCATGCAGCGCGATGATAAGCCCGCGGCGAATCAGGCATCGATCAGCGCCGCAGAAGCCGTAAGTCCCGGGGAGCCTAAGCCCGAAGAACTTGCTAATGCATCGTCAGTGACGCCGGACTCCGGTGCGAGCGATGAGGTTGCTGAGGCGGCGCAGGCGCGACGTGAGGCGATGGCCAGCCTGGTCGCCAGCGCCGGTCCGCAACTTTATAAAGCGGTTGACGATGCCTCCCAGGCCGCGGCGACCCGCGGAGAGGAGCTTGCTGAAGAAACCCGACAGGCTGAACTCGTCGCCGCCCAGCAACAAGCCGAGACCTCAGCGCCACAGCCAGAGCAGGGCGGATCCTCGTCGACAAGCCCGACCGGGCGCGCCTCCGAGCGCACCGCAAGTGGAGCCGCCTCCCGCCCCACCGAGGAAGCCGCGCGGCCGGTGGCTCGCGGGACCAACTGCCCCTCGGGAATGGTCCTGGTGCGCGCCAACGCAGGAAACTTCTGTGTGGACGCGTACGAATACCCCGGGCGTGGCCGCACTCCCAAGACGCGCGTCACCTGGTTTGAGGCTCGCCGGCTCTGTGCACAGGACACGAAGCGACTGTGTACGATCAGTGAGTGGCGCTCGACCTGTGGAGGCTCCGCCTATCCCTATGGCAACAGCTTCGACGCCGATCGTTGCAACACCGCCGACGAAGACGGCTTTGAGCGAAACGTCTCGGCTGCCGGCAGTTTTGCCCAGTGCCGAAGCCGTTCGGGCGCCTTTGATATGACCGGCAATGTTCATGAGTGGGTCGAAGAGCAACGCGTCGCCGGAGGGGGCTTCGACAGCAGCGAAGATGTGGCGTCGTGTCGCTACTCCTCACCGAAAGCGCCGGGCTCGGGAGCCTCAAACATCGGCTTCCGTTGCTGCGCCAACCCCTCCTGA